A stretch of Methanobrevibacter sp. YE315 DNA encodes these proteins:
- the cofH gene encoding 5-amino-6-(D-ribitylamino)uracil--L-tyrosine 4-hydroxyphenyl transferase CofH: protein MFDKLPISSQTERILTKSLDEAITVEEANHLMNIKGADLYPLLATADYLRQKIVGDNVTFINNCNINFTNICRVRCGFCAFGKDADDPEAYILNDEQILEKAQGAVENGAREFTLMGGVLEDADIDYYEHLLTLLKDNHPDVAIHGFSPTMVRDACLVSGIDVAEGFEILKKAGLDTLPGTAAEILTDRSREIICPEKVSVAEWIDIVKTAQEVGIPGSATIMYGHVETLEERVEHLDIIRKIQEDTHGFTEFIPMTFMHEFSPIFLEGQSDLGATGTQDLKLYAVSRLMFRDLIPNIQVSWVKMGFRFAQVSLTAGANDLGGTLGGDELSEASGAPDGVDASIGTLSRMVRDLGRNPIERNSKYTEFYPID from the coding sequence ATGTTTGATAAACTACCCATTTCTTCTCAAACAGAAAGGATTTTAACAAAATCCCTGGATGAAGCAATCACTGTTGAAGAAGCAAATCATTTAATGAATATTAAAGGAGCTGATTTATACCCTCTACTAGCAACTGCGGATTACTTAAGGCAAAAAATCGTTGGAGACAACGTAACATTCATTAATAATTGTAATATCAACTTTACAAATATATGTAGGGTAAGATGTGGTTTTTGCGCATTTGGAAAGGATGCCGATGACCCTGAAGCTTATATTTTAAATGATGAACAGATTTTGGAAAAGGCACAGGGGGCTGTTGAAAATGGTGCCCGTGAATTCACATTGATGGGTGGAGTGCTTGAAGATGCGGATATTGATTATTATGAACATCTGCTTACATTATTGAAAGACAATCATCCTGATGTGGCAATACATGGATTTTCACCGACAATGGTCAGGGATGCCTGTCTGGTTTCCGGAATTGATGTTGCAGAAGGTTTTGAAATACTTAAAAAGGCGGGTCTTGATACTTTGCCTGGAACCGCAGCTGAAATATTGACAGACAGGTCAAGAGAGATAATTTGTCCGGAAAAGGTAAGTGTAGCTGAGTGGATTGACATTGTAAAGACAGCTCAGGAAGTTGGAATACCTGGATCTGCCACCATTATGTATGGGCACGTAGAAACTTTGGAGGAAAGGGTAGAACATTTGGACATTATTCGTAAAATTCAGGAAGATACTCATGGTTTCACAGAGTTTATCCCAATGACATTCATGCACGAATTCTCTCCAATATTTTTGGAAGGCCAATCTGATTTAGGTGCCACCGGAACACAGGATTTAAAACTATATGCCGTTTCAAGATTGATGTTTAGAGATTTAATACCTAATATTCAAGTGTCTTGGGTGAAAATGGGTTTCAGATTTGCTCAGGTATCACTCACAGCTGGTGCAAATGATTTGGGAGGTACTTTAGGTGGTGATGAATTGTCAGAAGCTTCAGGAGCGCCTGATGGAGTCGATGCATCAATTGGTACTTTAAGCAGAATGGTAAGGGATTTGGGTAGAAACCCAATTGAAAGAAACTCCAAGTATACTGAATTTTATCCGATTGATTGA
- the priS gene encoding DNA primase catalytic subunit PriS, translated as MFSKASLKERRQYYREEWSPKDLPDFIVNDLKKREFGFDHNGRGPNDRYKVFKGPESLRKFLRYKSPFAAYISVAFYNNPKRREDWLKAEYIFDVDAKDIPIRSCQCDGVCETCLGEALEIVNSLIDTLESDLGLKDIHLVYSGRGYHIRILDEEMMTANSELRSEVLKYAAGAEVPKSQFMNSEVSNQSFNFEHFTIPVGYSKIFTDKVKFNIQHLVGNEKIDGINTKLMKDIIASRHHLENNDWGYFKRDIGPRRYKNLVEAMARVNLATIDAKVSIDLKRILRLPSSLHSKVSMKCMEVENRETFDPFDKAVPKFVYERKDS; from the coding sequence ATGTTTTCTAAAGCTAGCCTGAAGGAAAGAAGGCAATATTACCGTGAAGAATGGTCACCCAAAGATTTACCAGATTTCATTGTTAATGATTTAAAGAAAAGAGAATTCGGTTTTGACCATAACGGTAGAGGACCTAACGATAGATATAAAGTATTTAAAGGTCCGGAATCTTTAAGAAAATTCTTAAGATACAAATCTCCTTTTGCAGCATATATCTCTGTAGCATTCTACAATAATCCAAAAAGAAGAGAAGACTGGCTGAAAGCAGAATACATTTTTGATGTGGATGCAAAAGACATTCCTATTAGGTCATGCCAATGTGATGGTGTATGCGAAACTTGTCTCGGTGAAGCTTTAGAAATTGTGAACTCACTAATCGACACGTTGGAATCCGATTTGGGACTAAAAGATATACATCTGGTTTATTCAGGAAGGGGATATCACATCAGGATTCTGGATGAAGAAATGATGACTGCAAACAGTGAGCTCAGGTCTGAAGTTCTGAAATATGCTGCGGGTGCGGAAGTTCCAAAATCCCAATTCATGAATTCTGAAGTATCCAACCAGAGCTTTAACTTTGAACACTTCACCATTCCGGTAGGCTACTCAAAGATATTTACCGACAAAGTCAAATTCAATATACAGCATTTAGTCGGAAATGAAAAGATTGATGGAATTAATACAAAGCTAATGAAGGATATAATTGCTTCAAGACATCACCTGGAAAATAATGATTGGGGCTATTTCAAACGGGACATCGGTCCAAGACGTTATAAGAATCTTGTTGAAGCTATGGCTCGTGTAAATCTGGCAACAATCGATGCGAAAGTTTCAATTGATTTGAAAAGAATTTTAAGACTGCCATCATCACTTCACTCAAAAGTAAGTATGAAATGCATGGAAGTAGAAAACAGAGAAACCTTTGACCCATTTGATAAAGCAGTCCCTAAATTCGTATATGAAAGGAAAGATTCCTAG
- the comD gene encoding sulfopyruvate decarboxylase subunit alpha: MDSSEAIYDGLKDAGIDFIVSVPCVNLSKILNMIDDDEEIIHVPVTREEEGIGICAGAYLGGKKPAILMQNSGLGNSINALKSLTELYEMPLLMIMSHRGTEGESICGQVPMGQSTPRILEAMDFEFFKPGNPEGAYEDIIDGWDLSVEEGKPVSILLEIKYW, encoded by the coding sequence ATGGATAGTAGTGAAGCTATTTATGATGGGCTTAAGGATGCGGGAATCGACTTTATAGTAAGTGTTCCATGCGTCAATTTATCAAAGATACTAAATATGATTGATGATGATGAGGAGATAATACATGTTCCTGTAACCCGTGAAGAGGAAGGAATAGGAATATGTGCCGGCGCTTATCTTGGAGGTAAAAAGCCGGCCATTCTAATGCAGAATTCCGGGCTTGGAAACTCAATCAATGCATTAAAGTCATTGACTGAACTTTATGAAATGCCGTTGCTCATGATTATGAGCCACAGAGGAACAGAAGGCGAAAGCATTTGCGGACAAGTTCCAATGGGCCAGTCAACACCAAGAATACTTGAAGCTATGGATTTCGAATTTTTCAAACCTGGAAATCCGGAAGGGGCATATGAAGATATTATAGACGGATGGGATTTGTCAGTTGAAGAAGGAAAACCCGTCAGCATACTTTTAGAAATCAAATACTGGTGA
- the comE gene encoding sulfopyruvate decarboxylase subunit beta has translation MARREAIEDIMKHIDDELVVCNIGFPSRELYDIQDRDENFYMIGSMGLASSIGLGLALARPDKDIVVIDGDGSLLMNMGSLVTVFANNPRNLTWIVIDNGAYGSTGNQDTYAQLLDLVSVGKGVGFANSADFKDINLKEFIKSDDASFIVYNTEAGNSKAPIIDLDPVTIKNRFMGIL, from the coding sequence ATGGCAAGAAGGGAAGCGATTGAAGACATAATGAAACACATTGATGATGAATTGGTTGTTTGCAATATTGGATTTCCATCAAGAGAATTGTATGACATACAAGACAGGGATGAAAACTTCTATATGATTGGATCAATGGGCCTTGCTTCATCAATTGGTCTGGGATTGGCTTTAGCAAGACCGGACAAAGACATCGTCGTAATTGACGGTGACGGTTCACTTTTAATGAATATGGGTTCACTTGTAACCGTGTTTGCAAACAATCCACGCAATTTAACATGGATAGTGATAGATAATGGAGCATACGGCTCAACCGGAAATCAGGACACCTATGCTCAATTGCTGGATTTGGTTTCTGTTGGAAAAGGTGTTGGATTTGCAAACAGCGCTGATTTCAAGGACATTAACTTAAAAGAGTTCATAAAAAGTGATGATGCAAGTTTTATTGTATATAATACTGAAGCAGGAAATTCAAAAGCACCTATAATTGATTTGGACCCAGTAACAATTAAAAATAGATTTATGGGCATTCTATAA
- a CDS encoding winged helix-turn-helix domain-containing protein yields the protein MDEKEMYEILGYIKISPYRTETLKAINNELKMPSEIAKEINISTSQVSAALSDLKKKNLVICVNEEVRKGRLYKCTDLGKEILKKI from the coding sequence ATGGATGAAAAAGAAATGTATGAAATTCTTGGCTACATCAAAATATCTCCCTACAGAACGGAAACCCTAAAAGCTATAAACAACGAATTGAAAATGCCATCTGAAATAGCAAAGGAAATCAACATAAGCACAAGCCAAGTTTCAGCAGCCCTTTCCGATTTGAAAAAGAAAAACCTAGTAATCTGTGTTAATGAAGAAGTGAGAAAAGGAAGGTTATATAAATGCACAGATTTAGGAAAGGAAATACTTAAAAAAATATAA
- the hdrA gene encoding ferredoxin:CoB-CoM heterodisulfide reductase subunit HdrA translates to MRDDLKVGVFLCECGGNIADVIDLDEVRDSLDVEFIGQFENLCSLNGRKIIRDAIFDYDLDRVVVAACSPISHEKTFQDYVKPLNPYLMDMANIREQCSWVHDDKQKATHKAITLINASIEKVKQSDAVDPIYCQTPKEVAVIGGGIAGMNAALSLAKQGTKVTIIEQSPSIGGHMAKIGKVFSPVKIAEECGMCLLNPILNEIVWNDNIEVITNAKVIEAERRAGTYNLIVEKSPRYVDVDRCMACGKCAEVCEVEVPNDWNDNLSMRKAIYRPFGQSYPEAYVIDMDNCDKCGNCFRQCSMKAIRLKGKPEKMLLQVGSIIVATGHKLFDMEKRPEYGYDRYDDVITQSELGRITGVNGPTKGKLLKANGEVPKRVVMIQCVGSRDEKPDGHRYCSKICCTVALKNANIIKHKYPDTDVLICYTDIRTPGMFEKYYKHTQENEVRFLRGRPGEVVKKGDNFIVRTEDTLKGEFVEIEADMVVLSTAMEPSEGTREIAKILNLGTTEDGFIKESHPKIKPVATDVQGIFVCGTAHDPKDITDSIMQAIASASKVSEYNYGGVEIEPFIAEIDKEKCILCGECISRCKYKSMSIQDDEVYIDPMSCTGCGKCLIGCNQRAITVNGNIDEKILSTIKGVLSKKQEGERMILVFLDNIGYTAADNIGVNRLSYPESIHIIKVISVNRVRPRHIRYALDNGADGVFIGEFPGDLMYDEVERKIQRVKDRIEELGEDPERVTFSKVYIPYFSGLARKFIEFDKKISELDEAES, encoded by the coding sequence AAATGGACGTAAAATAATTCGTGATGCAATATTTGACTATGATTTGGACCGTGTTGTCGTAGCGGCATGTTCTCCGATAAGTCATGAAAAAACATTCCAGGACTATGTAAAGCCCCTTAATCCTTATCTGATGGACATGGCAAATATCAGGGAGCAATGCTCCTGGGTACATGATGACAAGCAGAAGGCAACCCACAAGGCCATTACATTGATCAACGCATCCATTGAAAAGGTAAAGCAGTCTGATGCAGTTGACCCTATATATTGCCAAACCCCGAAAGAGGTTGCTGTAATAGGCGGCGGAATCGCAGGAATGAATGCAGCATTATCCCTTGCAAAGCAGGGAACAAAAGTTACCATTATAGAACAGTCTCCTTCAATTGGAGGGCACATGGCAAAAATCGGAAAGGTTTTCTCACCTGTTAAAATCGCTGAAGAATGTGGGATGTGTCTTTTAAATCCGATACTTAATGAAATTGTTTGGAATGACAATATTGAAGTTATAACCAATGCAAAGGTAATTGAAGCCGAAAGGAGAGCGGGAACCTATAACTTAATTGTCGAAAAATCTCCAAGGTACGTTGATGTAGATAGGTGTATGGCTTGCGGCAAATGTGCTGAAGTCTGTGAAGTAGAAGTTCCTAATGATTGGAATGATAATCTGTCTATGAGAAAGGCCATCTACAGGCCATTCGGGCAGTCATATCCCGAAGCTTACGTAATTGACATGGATAATTGCGACAAATGCGGAAATTGTTTTAGGCAATGCAGCATGAAAGCCATTAGGCTTAAAGGAAAACCTGAAAAAATGCTCTTGCAGGTCGGTTCAATAATTGTGGCAACAGGACATAAGCTATTTGACATGGAAAAACGTCCAGAATACGGATATGACAGATATGATGATGTAATAACCCAATCTGAATTGGGGCGTATTACTGGAGTTAACGGGCCTACAAAGGGTAAACTTCTTAAAGCCAATGGTGAAGTTCCAAAAAGAGTTGTAATGATACAATGTGTCGGATCTCGTGATGAAAAGCCTGACGGCCATAGATACTGTTCCAAGATATGCTGTACTGTTGCACTTAAGAACGCCAATATCATAAAGCACAAATATCCTGATACTGATGTTTTAATCTGCTATACTGACATTAGAACCCCTGGAATGTTTGAAAAATATTATAAGCATACCCAAGAAAATGAAGTGAGGTTTTTAAGAGGCCGTCCCGGTGAAGTAGTCAAGAAAGGAGATAACTTCATTGTACGTACTGAAGACACATTAAAAGGTGAATTTGTTGAAATTGAAGCTGATATGGTTGTGCTTTCAACTGCTATGGAACCGTCAGAAGGTACTCGCGAAATTGCTAAAATACTGAATCTCGGCACAACCGAAGACGGTTTTATTAAGGAATCACATCCAAAGATAAAGCCGGTTGCAACTGATGTGCAGGGAATATTCGTATGCGGCACAGCCCATGACCCGAAAGACATCACTGATTCCATTATGCAGGCGATAGCCTCAGCATCAAAGGTCAGCGAATATAACTACGGCGGTGTTGAAATCGAGCCCTTCATTGCAGAAATCGATAAGGAAAAATGCATACTTTGCGGTGAATGTATCAGCAGATGCAAATATAAATCCATGAGCATACAGGATGATGAAGTTTATATTGACCCGATGAGCTGTACTGGATGTGGAAAATGCCTTATTGGATGCAATCAAAGGGCAATTACTGTCAATGGTAATATCGACGAGAAGATATTGTCTACAATTAAGGGTGTCCTTTCCAAAAAACAAGAGGGCGAACGCATGATTCTGGTATTCCTGGACAATATAGGATATACTGCCGCGGACAATATTGGGGTAAACAGGTTGTCCTATCCTGAATCAATCCATATCATCAAGGTCATTTCAGTAAATAGGGTCAGACCAAGACATATCAGATATGCTCTAGATAATGGTGCTGACGGTGTATTTATCGGTGAGTTCCCTGGAGATTTGATGTATGATGAAGTGGAACGCAAAATCCAAAGGGTTAAAGATAGAATTGAAGAATTGGGTGAAGATCCTGAAAGGGTTACATTTTCAAAAGTATATATTCCTTATTTCTCAGGCCTTGCTCGCAAATTCATAGAATTCGATAAAAAGATTTCTGAATTGGATGAGGCTGAATCGTAG
- a CDS encoding thymidylate kinase — MKKFVVFDGLDGCGKDTQVKLLAEMYQNKGRDVVIRSHPCSDNKFGRKSKQALLKTGKINHIKATIYYGLDAIRSVQMYCYDKKTDIVIFSRYTLAVAYLPDGINSIVYKIVSKVLPKSDCMFFLDVTPEESLRRIKSRNEAEEMFENIDALRETREKTKVATYEWNIIPADDAPDVISQKIINICLESDKKAVE; from the coding sequence ATGAAGAAGTTTGTTGTTTTTGATGGATTAGATGGATGCGGAAAAGATACTCAAGTTAAATTATTGGCTGAAATGTATCAAAATAAAGGGCGAGATGTTGTTATTCGTTCACATCCCTGTTCAGACAATAAATTTGGCAGAAAATCAAAACAGGCTCTTTTAAAGACAGGTAAAATTAATCATATCAAAGCAACCATTTATTACGGTCTGGATGCAATCAGGTCAGTTCAAATGTATTGCTATGATAAAAAAACTGATATCGTAATCTTTTCAAGGTATACATTGGCAGTGGCTTATCTTCCAGATGGGATTAACAGCATTGTTTATAAAATTGTTTCCAAGGTTCTTCCAAAATCCGATTGTATGTTCTTTTTAGATGTAACTCCTGAAGAATCCCTTAGAAGAATTAAATCACGTAATGAAGCAGAAGAGATGTTTGAAAACATTGATGCACTTAGGGAGACACGTGAAAAGACAAAAGTCGCTACATATGAATGGAATATTATTCCAGCAGATGATGCTCCTGATGTTATTTCTCAAAAAATTATTAATATATGCTTAGAATCAGATAAAAAAGCAGTTGAATAA